Within Terriglobia bacterium, the genomic segment CGACTCCGAATGGATGGGACGGCTCTACAAGTTCCTTGGTCTGAGCGTCGGTGTCATTCAGCACGGTCTGGACGACGACGAACGCCGGCAGTCCTACGGTTCGGACATCACCTACGGAACCAACAACGAATTCGGCTTCGACTACCTGCGCGACAACATGAAGTTCGACGTCTCGCAATGCACCCAGCGCGGACACAACTACGGCATCGTCGACGAAGTCGACTCGATCCTCATCGATGAAGCGCGAACGCCGCTGATCATTTCGGGGCCGAGCGACGAGTCCACCGACAAGTACTATCGCATCGACAAGATCGTTCCGAAACTTCGCCGCGACATCGATTATCAGGTCGACGAGAAACACCGCACCGTCACGCTGACGGACGAAGGCAACGGCCGGACCTCGAGCCTGCTGGGTGTCCCGGATCTGTTCGACGAGTATTCTCCGGAAAACGTCGAGCTCATCCATCACATCAACCAGGCGCTGCGGGCCCACGCGCTCTTCCACCGCGACGTCGACTACATGGTGAAGGACGGCGAAGTCATCATCGTCGACGAGTTCACCGGCCGGCTGATGCCGGGACGGCGATGGAGCGACGGCCTGCACCAGGCCGTCGAGGCGAAGGAGAAGGTCAAGATC encodes:
- a CDS encoding DEAD/DEAH box helicase, whose translation is MLDALYNKVFGSHSEREVKKIQPIVQQINALEPQISALSNEQLQTRTADFKQRAANEEPLNDILPEAFAVVRESGKRILNMRHFDVQLIGGVVLHQGRIAEMKTGEGKTLVATLPAYLNAIEGKGVHVVTVNDYLARRDSEWMGRLYKFLGLSVGVIQHGLDDDERRQSYGSDITYGTNNEFGFDYLRDNMKFDVSQCTQRGHNYGIVDEVDSILIDEARTPLIISGPSDESTDKYYRIDKIVPKLRRDIDYQVDEKHRTVTLTDEGNGRTSSLLGVPDLFDEYSPENVELIHHINQALRAHALFHRDVDYMVKDGEVIIVDEFTGRLMPGRRWSDGLHQAVEAKEKVKIERENQTLATVTFQNYFRKYKKLSGMTGTADTEAEEFAKIYSLDVIVIPPNRPLGRIENPDLVYRTE